One Lucilia cuprina isolate Lc7/37 chromosome 4, ASM2204524v1, whole genome shotgun sequence DNA segment encodes these proteins:
- the LOC111689698 gene encoding ryncolin-1-like translates to MLKLKTCWYISVKIFIFISIVKSDTGELRNITTEDSDQALKALYKDLKELKSLVQGLKSSNEVQPENDNITKKDLPLFDERFDKMDEICNTTDLPKDCATATACTRRSGIYKIKIEQFNSEPFYVACDSETETGDWLVIQKRQDGSEEFSRDWREYEKGFGGIDGEFFIGLKKLHALTTYNGPQELLIVMEDGNGTRTFAKYDAFAIGNKTESYKLKRLGRYSGTAGNSLHYHIGMKFSTKDRDNDEYVRSCAVEFKGAWWYKNCHHSNLNGKYGDNTIGSGINWKAFRGIHESLPYVKMMIRRSRTI, encoded by the exons atgttgaaattaaaaacctgttggtatatttctgttaaaatatttatatttatttcaattgttaAATCTGATACCGGCGAg ttgagAAACATCACAACTGAAGATAGTGATCAAGCTCTCAAGGCATTATACAAGGATTTAAAGGAATTGAAAAGTTTAGTGCAGGGATTGAAATCCAG TAATGAAGTGCAACCAGAGAACGATAATATAACAAAGAAAG ACCTGCCACTATTTGATGAACGTTTTGATAAAATGGATGAAATATG caataccACAGATCTACCAAAAGATTGCGCCACCGCAACCGCCTGCACTAGACGAAGTggcatttataaaattaaaatcgaaCAATTCAATAGTGAACCATTTTATGTAGCATGTGATAGTGAGACCGAAACTGGAGATTGGTTGGTAATACAAAAACGACAAGATGGTTCCGAGGAGTTCTCTAGAGATTGGCGAGAATATGAAAAAGGTTTCGGTGGCATTGATGGAGAGTTTTTCATTGGCCTCAAAAAATTACACGCTTTAACAACTTACAATGGACCGCAAGAGTTATTGATAGTAATGGAAGATGGTAATGGCACTAGAACATTTGCCAAATATGATGCATTTGCTATAGGTAATAAAACGGAATCGTATAAATTGAAAAGATTAGGAAGATATTCGGGAACAGCGGGAAATTCTTTACATTATCATATAGGCATGAAATTCTCAACTAAAGATCGTGACAATGATGAATATGTTCGCAGTTGTGCTGTTGAATTTAAGGGGGCTTGGTGGTATAAAAATTGTCATCATAG TAATCTTAATGGAAAATATGGTGACAATACTATTGGCAGCGGTATTAACTGGAAAGCATTTCGTGGTATTCATGAGTCTCTTCCATATGTTAAAATGATGATACGACGCAGTAGAACTATATAG